The window TATCTAATACCACTAGAGTTAAAGGACCTACTAAAGCTCCTTTATTAGAAGAACCTAGTTTGAGAGATCTTTCTCTGGCTACTTCTGGTGAAGATAGTTTTATTTCTTTCAAGGAAGCACTTGCTTTCAAGGAATCTAGAGGTCAGTACTGGCGTGTGAATACGTTAGGCTATATGGGTAAATATCAATTTGGTGCCACAACTTTGGCTCATTTTGGAGTTACTGATACAGAAGAATTCCTCAACTCTGTAAACTTGCAAGAACGTGTTTTTCTCAAATACTTGCGCTACAACCACAAGTCATTAAAACCTTATATTGAGAAATATGAAGGAAAAACAATTGCAGGCGTAGAAGTTACTGAAAGTGGAATTTTGGCGGCTGCTCACCTTTCTGGTCCTGGAGGCGTTAGAAAATTTTTAAAGTCTAATGGAAATCAAAGTAGTAAAGATGCTTATGGTAGCTCAGTAAGATCATACATGAAGAAATTCGGAGGATATGATTTAAGTGAAGTACTTTAGAGATTATCTTTCTAGACTAAATAAGAAAAGGGATGAAATTAAATTTCATCCCTTTTTGTTTTTATCATCAGATAGTTCTTTCAGACTGTAATCGGAGAATACGTTTTAAAAAACTGTTAAACTGCAATTGTGACCTTAATCTCTGGCACCAAAAATTGCACTTCCTATCCGTACCATCGTACTTCCTTCTTCTAGGGCTACCTCGTAATCACCAGTCATTCCCATAGAAAGTTCGGTGAAATTATGTCTCGAATCTAGCAATTCATCGTTTTTGATTTTCTCAAAAGTAGCAGCTAGCGATTGAAATTCTTCTCTCACTTGATCATGGTTATCAGTAAAAGTAGCCATTCCCATCAGTCCTTTAATCTGGACGTTTTTATAATCTTTAAACGCCTGATCGTTTAATAATGCAATTAACTCTTCCTCGTCAAAACCAAATTTTGAATCTTCTCTCGCGATGTGAATTTGCAATAAACAATCTATAACACGATCGTTCTTCTTTGCTTGCTTATTAATTTCTTTAAGTAATCTTGGAGAATCAATACTATGAATCAAATGCACATAAGGCGCCATGTATTTGACCTTATTACGTTGTGTGTGACCTATCATGTGCCAGTGAATATCTTTAGGAAGATGTTCCCATTTCTCGGTCATTTCTTGAATTTTATTCTCTCCAAAATGGCGCTGACCAGCCGCATAAGCCTCTTCTAGATCGCTTATGGGTTTCGTTTTGCTTACTGCTACTAGAGTAGCTTGAGGTTGCACGCTTTCGCGAAAGCGTAACAAAGATTCTTTAATTGTGCTCATTTCTAAAATTCATAAATTATTAAACCACTAGGTAGTTTGGGGCGTATAAAAGTACTTTTGGGAGGCATTCTCAAGTCAGCATCAGCAATGGATTTCATTTGTTCTACCGTTGCAGGAAACAAACCGAAGCCCACGGCAAACTCTTTGCTATCTACACGCTCCTTAATATGCATGATATCGTGCTTGCCATAACTGTATTTAATTCGTTGATCGGTGCGTAAATCTTGAATTCCCAATATAGGTTTGAGGATCAAATCGTATAGCATTTGTGTGTCTAAATCTTGTAGTGGATTTGATATCTCATACAACCCTTTACGCAAGTACAAGCTGTAAAATTCACCATCTAAATACATGCTAAAATGGTGTTTCTTAGAAGGTTTGTATAATTCTATACCTCGATTTTGGATTCTAAAGTTTTGATCCAGTTGGATTAAAAACTCTTCTTTAGTCAATCCGTTAAGGTCTTTTATTTGTCTATTGAACTCATAAATATTGAGTTGGTTTTCTGCAATAAGAAGGCTCATAAAGTAATGATAGCTTTCTTGATCAGGATCCATTTCTTGAGATAATAAGGAAGAGCTAGCGCTGCGATGGTGACCATCTGCAATATAAAGCTCTGGTATTTCTTGAAACTGTTTTTCTAAACTCTCGATCATTTGAGGATCTGTAATCGCCCAAATCTTATGAGAATTGAAATCTGTTGTGGAGAAAAAGGTGTCTGGTTGACGCTTTTTTACTTGATCGATCATCTGGTTGATATCTGGTCGATCTTTGTAGGTAAGTAAAACAGGCTCTGCATTAAAACCAGCCGACTTTAAATAATCTTTAAAAAGAACCTCTTTAAAACTAAGAGTGTCTTCGTGTTTTTTAATCTTGTTATCTTGATAATCTTTAGTACTGGTACCAGCAATAATCCCAGTATAGCTGTGATGTGGATCTATATTTTCATACAAGTAAAAAGCTGGTTGCTCGTCTTGAATTAGATAGCCTTCTTCCTTAAATTCTAAATACCTATTGCGTACTAAACTGAAGCGTTCAATTCCAGAAATTTCTTGATTAAACTTGTAACCAGGATTAAGTATTTGCAAGAAACTATAGGGATTGTATTTGAGTTGCGCCTTCAATTCTTTTTTACCATAATCTTGGTAGGTGCGCGAGATGAGGTGCGCCGCTTTATCTGCTGCTGCTCGTACTCCTTTAAATGGTTTTATTTTAGGCATTTATTGATGTAGCTATTTTAGGAAAAGTACTGTCAGAAACTATTCTTCTTCTTTTATTTGTTTGATAAGTTGTTTGGATATTGATTTTAAAATATTATTTATCGATTCAGACGTAATACGAGTATCATAATCATTTTTAGATTGATAAATAATAGTTGTGCTGATCAAAGAACCGTTTCTCTCTAATTCATATTTATTATTCACTAAAGAAATTTCGTAGAATTTGAACTCTAATTGGAGATTCATTTCTATTGTCTCTTCAATGTCCTTTGTTGCCGTTTTATTTGAACTATAACTCCATATCCAAAGTAAATTCTTGATATCATAAAAATTATCTGTCGAATCTAAATGATTGTCTTTTATTGCAATCTTTATTGCAGGTGCTAATATTTTGAAAAGATTGAAATTATCTCGTATAGTTAAAGAAAGTTTTTGATCGAGTTCATGATTTAAAATAATTTCGTTGTTAGCTTTTTCGTAAAAATCTTTGAATTTTAAAAGTTGCAATGATATTGAATTCCATAAATCGTCATGAAGGTGATTTATCAAATCGTATACCGTATTTTTTGATTTGAAATTTGTCGTTTTAGATAATTTTTCTCTTTTCAAAAGTTCAATCTCCTTATCAATATCTCCTTTTTCTTCTAGGTCTTCTCCATTAGCTGCTTTAAGACTTAATTCTAGCGACCAGATAGCTTGTTGTTCTACATATTCTATAATCGCAAGTTGCTTTCCAGTATCTGCTTTTTGTAAAGAGGTGAGGTAATTTTCTTTATCAGCTGATTTTATAATTATTGGCGGATAATTATTTTTAAGTAAAATATAATTCATAATTAAACGAGAAACTCTACCATTTCCATCATCAAAAGGATGGATACAAACAAATTTGTAGTGGAATAATGCAGCCAGTTGAACAGGATGCATGGATGGTTCATTTTCTCGATACCAATCTATTAGATCGGTCATCATCGCAGGAGTAGCCTCTACCGAGGCGTATTCATGAATCTCTCCATTCCTAAGTCGTACACTATTAGGCGTAGACTTATATTTTCCTATCTCTATTTTTTTTCTTGTCGTGTTACCATTAAAGTCTGTAGCTTCTTTCCAAAACGGTCTTACTAAAATAAGTTTGTTTAGTTCGCAAATAAATGACTCTGTTAATGGACGTTCATTTTCCCTTGCCATTTCTTCAATTTGAGATAAAGCCACATCGTGTGCTTTCATCTCTTCAATGTCACTTAGCTTTACATCTCCTGTGCTTTTATCATGAAGTAATAAAAGTTCAGTCTGACCGTAAGTTAAAGTGTTTCCTTCAAGATGATTAGAGTTATAATTAAATTCTAAACGTAACTTCTTTTTTAAACGCTTTTCATCTTCAATTCTCAAAGGAGTTTTAGTTTCTAGTTCTTTTTTTAAAGAATTAATACGCTCTATGAAGTCGGTAGGATACATTTTTGAGTTTTAAGATCAGTAAGTTAATATTTCCTATTTAAAACTAGCACTCACAATTTCAGCCTTTCTAGACTCGCTGTAATCGTAGAAACCTTCTCCAGATTTCACGCCTTTTTTACCTGCCATTACCATATTTACTAATAACGGACATGGAGCATA is drawn from Nonlabens dokdonensis DSW-6 and contains these coding sequences:
- a CDS encoding YggS family pyridoxal phosphate-dependent enzyme → MSTIKESLLRFRESVQPQATLVAVSKTKPISDLEEAYAAGQRHFGENKIQEMTEKWEHLPKDIHWHMIGHTQRNKVKYMAPYVHLIHSIDSPRLLKEINKQAKKNDRVIDCLLQIHIAREDSKFGFDEEELIALLNDQAFKDYKNVQIKGLMGMATFTDNHDQVREEFQSLAATFEKIKNDELLDSRHNFTELSMGMTGDYEVALEEGSTMVRIGSAIFGARD
- a CDS encoding Fic family protein gives rise to the protein MYPTDFIERINSLKKELETKTPLRIEDEKRLKKKLRLEFNYNSNHLEGNTLTYGQTELLLLHDKSTGDVKLSDIEEMKAHDVALSQIEEMARENERPLTESFICELNKLILVRPFWKEATDFNGNTTRKKIEIGKYKSTPNSVRLRNGEIHEYASVEATPAMMTDLIDWYRENEPSMHPVQLAALFHYKFVCIHPFDDGNGRVSRLIMNYILLKNNYPPIIIKSADKENYLTSLQKADTGKQLAIIEYVEQQAIWSLELSLKAANGEDLEEKGDIDKEIELLKREKLSKTTNFKSKNTVYDLINHLHDDLWNSISLQLLKFKDFYEKANNEIILNHELDQKLSLTIRDNFNLFKILAPAIKIAIKDNHLDSTDNFYDIKNLLWIWSYSSNKTATKDIEETIEMNLQLEFKFYEISLVNNKYELERNGSLISTTIIYQSKNDYDTRITSESINNILKSISKQLIKQIKEEE
- a CDS encoding DUF1015 domain-containing protein, producing the protein MPKIKPFKGVRAAADKAAHLISRTYQDYGKKELKAQLKYNPYSFLQILNPGYKFNQEISGIERFSLVRNRYLEFKEEGYLIQDEQPAFYLYENIDPHHSYTGIIAGTSTKDYQDNKIKKHEDTLSFKEVLFKDYLKSAGFNAEPVLLTYKDRPDINQMIDQVKKRQPDTFFSTTDFNSHKIWAITDPQMIESLEKQFQEIPELYIADGHHRSASSSLLSQEMDPDQESYHYFMSLLIAENQLNIYEFNRQIKDLNGLTKEEFLIQLDQNFRIQNRGIELYKPSKKHHFSMYLDGEFYSLYLRKGLYEISNPLQDLDTQMLYDLILKPILGIQDLRTDQRIKYSYGKHDIMHIKERVDSKEFAVGFGLFPATVEQMKSIADADLRMPPKSTFIRPKLPSGLIIYEF